The proteins below come from a single Neospora caninum Liverpool complete genome, chromosome IX genomic window:
- a CDS encoding putative glutamic acid-rich protein — protein MNDDEQLETRQIDRMMDADLLLVNESEGINHERSDGERQEQNHEENTDDDLEETDRDDRVERIVQGSEDDVQQQSQRRDQAGDDGEEEEHNVCSAETDSPWDGESGEHQPRFRSVDDGETQSDPDNHEERAPMRRSSPVAVEEAIPHQITASSKAGVRIRFRTIASIVDCLPSLEDPSARRLEAAAVAAEILESLEQRAERLLVYNTRIVTQTKKRVGSSRASSGQKARLRFDSLPDAIEEDDNTMYGQWKLKEATAAEAASGLLRALEESAIEKLTSQVEDVDWKEINWEHQSTPHARGHENDPIDDTHGSGNENRRSILRFGDDNQNVDAESEETNLQEEIHEDLSTMSDEKAAREFDLWLGRATTLRLSMEYGGEPEAPSVPKEHPERSDLRTLLRGEGLSMFQDLGKASGGKREGISAINSLDTSVKAAAARHLITPSLKQEKLWHMFGRDTEAGRLLHRLYASRAAALGSPGTLYPAPKIKDSNDDPNFRIINSKSRTFASSRKGHFRRVKISVPRVGRHPVPRRDGLPDVDGKASWDHGAVASGRLDNYGGGRRSLTKIAQGVEQQRKEILADAQAAAMRAAAYHQHGQSREQAKEALQEAFYLEECRTLPAAARLPALPREDRQHLQKGRTARQAREGLGGHPSAGKMVAGGGTAERGEEWGKPIDSKKGMTREQKHLFDKTLHEIQYREERLRKLRDALPDDVLTAAAAEDCASRQKGVSQARQALAAQMGRSQRAKRKIQENLREETKLVKEIAERVRDLQTLKRLSGAHVRQQTDGSSIV, from the exons ATGAACGATGACGAGCAGTTGGAGACAAGACAAATTGATCGAATGATGGACGCAGACCTGCTCCTGGTGAATGAATCAGAGGGGATAAATCATGAGAGGTCCGATGGAGAGCGCCAAGAACAGAACCACGAAGAGAATACAGACGACGACCTTGAGGAGACGGATCGGGACGATCGAGTTGAACGCATTGTGCAAGGATCAGAAGACGACGTTCAACAGCAATCACAACGGCGAGACCAGGCCGGGGAtgatggagaggaggaagagcatAATGTCTGCAGCGCGGAGACGGATTCCCCTTGGGACGGGGAGTCTGGAGAACATCAACCTCGTTTCCGCAGTGTGGATGATGGAGAAACGCAGTCTGATCCTGACAATCATGAGGAGAGAGCCCCCATGCGGCGCTCGTCTCCGGTAGCTGTTGAAGAGGCGATTCCCCACCAAATAACTGCGTCATCGAAAGCAGGGGTGCGTATTCGGTTTCGGACCATTGCTTCGATAGTTGATTGCCTACCAAGTCTCGAGGATCCCTCTGCCCGTCGCCTTGAGGCAGCAGCGGTAGCTGCAGAGATTCTTGAATCCCTGGAACAGAGAGCAGAGCGCTTGCTGGTCTACAATACACGGATCGTCACAcaaacgaagaaacgcgtAGGAAGCAGTCGAGCGAGCTCCGGTCAGAAAGCCCGCCTACGCTTCGATTCTCTACCGGACGCGATTGAAGAGGATGACAACACCATGTATGGGCAATGGAAGCTCAAAGAGGCGACCGCCGCAGAGGCGGCTAGTGGTCTTCTTCGTGCACTCGAGGAATCCGCGATAGAAAAACTTACTTCTCAAGTTGAAGACGTCGACTGGAAAGAAATAAACTGGGAACATCAAAGCACGCCTCACGCGCGGGGGCATGAGAATGATCCAATAGACGACACACACGGCTCTGGTAACGAAAATCGCAGAAGTATATTACGCTTCGGAGATGATAACCAAAACGTGGATGCGGAAAGTGAAGAAACAAACTTGCAGGAGGAAATACACGAAGATCTTTCAACCATGTCAGATGAGAAAGCGGCAAGAGAATTCGATCTCTGGCTTGGGAGGGCCACCACACTTCGTCTTTCGATGGAGTATGGAGGTGAACCAGAAGCGCCGTCTGTTCCTAAGGAGCATCCAGAACGAAGTGACTTGAGAACGCTTCTGAGAGGTGAAGGTTTAAGCATGTTTCAAGATCTAGGAAAAGCCagcgggggaaagagagaaggcattTCTGCCATCAACAGCCTCGACACTTCGGTAAAAGCAGCTGCCGCACGACACCTCATCACGCCTTCTTTGAAGCAGGAGAAACTATGGCATATGTTTGGACGAGACACTGAAGCAG GTCGTTTGTTGCACCGACTGTACGCGTCCCGGGCAGCCGCCCTCGGATCGCCTGGCACTTTGTATCCAGCGCCAAAAATCAAG GACTCGAATGACGACCCTAACTTCCGGATCATTAATTCGAAAAGCAGAACCTTTGCCTCCTCGCGGAAAGGGCACTTTCGCAGAGTAAAGATTTCTGTTCCTCGTGTTGGTCGCCACCCCGTCCCTCGTAGGGATGGGCTACCAGATGTGGACGGTAAGGCAAGTTGGGACCATGGCGCAGTTGCCTCCGGCCGCCTTGATAATTATGGAGGTGGAAGGCGCTCTCTGACAAAGATTGCCCAGGGGGTTGAACAGCAACGAAAAGAAATCTTGGCAGATGCTCAAGCAGCAGCTATGAGGGCTGCAGCGTATCATCAACACGGACAGAGTAGGGAACAAGCAAAAGAAGCTCTGCAGGAGGCGTTCTATCTGGAGGAATGCCGGACTCTCCCTGCAGCTGCGCGGCTCCCCGCGTTGCCGAGAGAGGATCGTCAGCATCTTCAGAAAGGACGAACGGCTAGACAAGCAAGAGAAGGACTGGGAGGACACCCTTCCGCGGGCAAGATGGTAGCAGGTGGGGGAACCGctgagagaggggaagagtGGGGAAAGCCGATAGATTCCAAGAAGGGAATGACTCGAGAACAGAAGCACCTTTTCGACAAAACTTTGCACGAGATCCAGtaccgagaggagagactaAGGAAACTTCGTGATGCGCTCCCGGACGACGTCCTCACCGCCGCTGCCGCAGAAGACTGCGCCTCTCGGCAAAAAGGGGTTTCACAGGCAAGGCAGGCCTTGGCTGCGCAGATGGGACGGAGCCAACGTGCGAAACGCAAGATTCAGGAGAACctcagagaggaaacaaaactCGTGAAAGAAATAGCAGAACGCGTGCGAGACCTTCAGACACTGAAGCGGCTTAGCGGGGCGCACGTGCGCCAGCAAACTGACGGCTCCAGCATTGTCTGA